A window from Drosophila nasuta strain 15112-1781.00 chromosome 3, ASM2355853v1, whole genome shotgun sequence encodes these proteins:
- the LOC132793737 gene encoding LOW QUALITY PROTEIN: tripeptidyl-peptidase 2 (The sequence of the model RefSeq protein was modified relative to this genomic sequence to represent the inferred CDS: deleted 2 bases in 1 codon): protein MASDLSGIVESSFPTGALVPKAETGVLNFLQKYPEYDGRDVTIAIFDSGVDPRATGLETLCDGKTLKVIERFDCSGCGDVDMSKKVTPDEKGNIKGLSGRTLKLSPELIGLNTDQDGAVRVGIKSFHDLVPSKIRDNIVAQAKLKSWDKPHKTATANASRKIVEFEAQNPGEASKLLWDKKIIKENLDFELEMLNSYEKLYNDIKTSYDCVLFPTEKGWLTIIDTTEQGQLEEALRIGEFTNTHETKNVNDFLSISVNVHDDGNVLEVVGMCSPHGTHVASIASGNHSSRDIDGVAPNAKIVSITIGDGRLGSMETGSALVRGIMKVMELCREGRRIDVINMSYGEHSNWSNSGRVGELMNEMVNKYGVVWVASAGNHGPALSTVGTPPDISQPSLIGVGAYVSPQMMEAEYAMREKLPGNVYTWTSRDPCIDGGQGVTVCAPGGAITSVPQFTMSKSQLMNGTSMAAPHVAGAVALLISGLKQQNIEYSPYSIKRAISVTATKLGYVDPYAQGHGLLNVEKAFEHLVEHRQSKDNMLRFSVRVGPNHEKGIHLREGVQRKFADFNVNIEPVFFNDKEADPKDKFNFNVRLSLIPSQSWVQCGSFLDLSYGTRSIVVRIDPTSLQPGVHSAVVKAYDTECVQKGPLFEIPVTVVQPHVLENIENTPVYEPASNRADKSVEFQPNTIQRDFILVPYKATWAVLRMRITDPNRGNDIGKFFLHTNQLLPHKSCRKLETMKIIGVNSEFEATTTFPVKANKILELCIAKYWSNHGQSHLKYSLEFHGVAAHNPNAYVMHAGRGIHQLEIGALVAEEIQPLLQLKTAAIILRPSEAKISPLSATRDVIPEGRQIYQNLLVYNLNVSKAAEVALYAPIFNDLLYESEFESQMWMLFDVNKSLVATGDAHSHTFFTKLEKGEYTVRLQIRHEKRELLEKIAEANLIAAYKLPNMLSLDFYDSYNQCIISGRKFTTAKIREANKMLYIAPIAQERLTKANLPAQCAWLSGNLVFPKDEAGRRIAVHQFTYVLNPAEKKSTSNGASNGASSNSATPAAAAAVAANGAKPKLQATSQAATNPANSAAGDGVSVQNDVPANAGATPSSPQKGKTSADDYAESLRDFQCTHIAKCELEKAEKIYQEVVAAHPKHLQAHLQLIQNIESSELKSQLPLTFAATIQKKYTEGDDASVDKQRDELQKQRAALERIVKLADLVIGQTDEDALLSFYGLKNDTRPDASKIKTNMDKQRNNLIEALSKKGIAVAKLSVLDDNVKDSVSKLNDVYTEIIKFVDANDSKAIQFSIWHAYAHSHYGRMYKYVSKLIEDKRTRENFEELAAINNALGFEHTKIVIDRMTVSNFPSTFRLF, encoded by the exons ATGGCGAGCGATTTGAGCGGCATTGTCGAGTCATCGTTTCCCACGGGTGCCCtg GTACCTAAGGCTGAGACTGGTGTGCTAAATTTCTTGCAAAAATACCCGGAATACGATGGTCGAGATGTGACCATCGCCATTTTTGATTCCGGTGTCGATCCGCGAGCAACGGGACTTGAG ACGCTTTGCGATGGAAAAACCTTAAAGGTTATTGAACGTTTCGACTGCTCGGGTTGTGGTGATGTGGACATGAGCAAGAAGGTTACCCCCGACGAGAAGGGAAACATTAAAGGCTTGTCTGGCCGCACACTGAAGCTAAGCCCCGAGCTTATTGGACTGAATACAGATCAAGATGGTGCCGTTCGTGTGGGCATTAAATCCTTCCATGACCTGGTACCTTCCAAGATTCGCGACAATATTGTCGCCCAGGCCAAGCTCAAGAGCTGGGACAAGCCGCACAAAACGGCCACAGCTAATGCCAGTCGTAAGATCGTAGAGTTTGAGGCCCAGAATCCAG GTGAAGCTTCTAAGCTGCTGTGGGACAAGAAGATTATCAAGGAGAACCTGGACTTCGAGCTTGAGATGCTCAACAGCTACGAGAAGCTGTACAATGATATCAAGACATCGTACGATTGCGTGCTCTTCCCGACTGAAAAGGGTTGGCTGACCATTATTGATACCACAGAGCAGGGTCAGTTGGAGGAGGCATTGCGCATTGGCGAATTTACCAACACACACGAAACAAAGAATGTCAATGATTTCCTCTCCATTTCGGTGAATGTGCATGACGATGGCAACGTTCTGGAAGTGGTGGGCATGTGCT CTCCTCATGGCACGCATGTGGCATCGATTGCCAGTGGCAATCACAGCTCTCGCGACATTGATGGTGTTGCACCCAATGCCAAGATTGTGTCCATAACCATTGGCGACGGTCGCTTGGGCTCCATGGAGACAGGTTCCGCGCTGGTACGCGGCATCATGAAGGTGATGGAGCTGTGCCGCGAAGGACGACGTATCGATGTAATCAATATGAGCTACGGCGAGCATTCAAACTGGTCGAATTCGGG TCGTGTTGGCGAATTGATGAACGAGATGGTCAACAAGTATGGCGTCGTCTGGGTTGCTTCAGCTGGCAACCATGGCCCCGCTCTCAGCACTGTGGGCACTCCCCCGGACATCAGTCAGCCAAGTTTGATAGGTGTGGGAGCGTACGTTTCC CCCCAGATGATGGAGGCCGAATATGCAATGCGTGAAAAGTTGCCTGGCAACGTTTACACCTGGACATCGCGCGATCCCTGCATTGATGGTGGACAGGGCGTGACTGTGTGCGCTCCTGGAGGTGCCATCACTTCGGTGCCTCAGTTTACAATGAGCAAATCGCAGCTGATGAATGGCACCAGCATGGCTGCGCCACATGTCGCAGGAGCCGTGGCATTGCTCATCTCTGGCCTCAAGCAGCAGAACATTGAGTATTCGCCATATAGTATTAAACGCGCCATCAGCGTTACGGCCACCAAGCTGGGCTATGTGGATCCCTATGCCCAGGGTCATGGACTTCTGAATGTGGAGAAGGCTTTTGAACATTTGGTGGAACATCGCCAGTCCAAGGATAATATGCTGCG CTTTTCGGTGCGTGTGGGTCCCAACCATGAGAAGGGTATTCATCTGCGTGAAGGCGTCCAGCGCAAGTTTGCTGACTTTAATGTCAACATTGAGCCCGTGTTCTTCAATGATAAGGAAGCTG ATCCGAAGGACAAGTTCAACTTTAATGTGCGTCTTAGCCTTATTCCCTCGCAGTCGTGGGTGCAATGTGGCTCCTTCCTGGACCTCAGCTATGGCACACGCTCAATTGTAGTGAGAATCGATCCAACCAGCCTGCAACCTGGTGTCCATAGTGCTGT TGTCAAAGCCTACGACACGGAGTGCGTACAAAAGGGACCGCTCTTTGAAATACCCGTCACTGTGGTGCAGCCGCATGTGCTGGAGAATATTGAGAATACGCCGGTCTATGAACCAGCTAGCAATAGAGCCGACAAGAGCGTCGAGTTCCAACCAAACACCATTCAAAGGGACTTTATTCTAGTCCCATACAAGGCCACTTGGGCAG tGCTGCGCATGCGCATTACGGATCCTAATCGGGGCAACGATATTGGCAAGTTCTTTTTGCACACAAATCAACTGCTGCCGCATAAATCTTGCCGTAAACTGGAAACCATGAAGATTATTGGTGTCAACTCTGAATTTGAAGCCACAACCACATTCCCCGTTAAG GCTAACAAGATTCTTGAGCTGTGCATTGCTAAGTATTGGTCAAATCATGGTCAGAGCCACTTGAAGTACAGCCTGGAGTTCCATGGCGTGGCCGCACACAATCCGAATGCCT ATGTCATGCATGCTGGACGTGGCATTCATCAACTGGAAATTGGTGCCTTGGTTGCTGAGGAAATTCAACCTTTGCTGCAGCTCAAAACTGCTGCAATTATTTTGCGACCCAGCGAGGCTAAGATTTCGCCATTGAGCGCCACACGCGATGTCATCCCAGAGGGCAGGCAAATCTATCAGAATCTGCTGGTCTACAATCTGAACGTGAGCAAGGCAGCTGAAGTGGCGCTCTATGCGCCCATATTTAACGATTTGCTGTACGAGTCGGAGTTCGAATCTCAAATGTGGATGCTGTTCGATGTGAACAAGTCGCTCGTGGCCACTGGTGATGCCCATTCGCATACCTTCTTCACCAAGTTAGAGAAGGGTGAATACACTGTGCGCCTGCAAATCCGTCACGAGAAGCGAGAGCTTCTGGAGAAGATTGCCGAGGCGAATCTAATTGCCGCCTACAAACTGCCCAATATGCTGTCGTTGGACTTCTACGATAGCTACAATCAATGTATTATCAGTGGCCGTAAATTTACGACGGCTAAAATACGTGAAGCTAACAAAATGCTTTACATCGCACCCATTGCTCAGGAACGCCTGACAAAGGCCAATCTGCCGGCGCAGTGCGCCTGGTTGAGTGGCAATCTGGTGTTCCCCAAGGATGAAGCCGGTCGTCGCATTGCTGTGCATCAGTTCACATACGTGCTCAATCCAGCCGAGAAGAAATCCACATCCAATGGCGCCTCAAATGGTGCCAGCTCCAATAGCGCAACTCCAGCAgcggctgccgctgttgctgccaacGGAGCCAAGCCGAAGTTGCAGGCTACATCTCAGGCGGCGACGAACCCTGCAAACTCTGCAGCCGGCGATGGAGTCAGTGTGCAGAACGATGTGCCTGCCAATGCCGGAGCAACACCCAGCTCACCACAAAAGGGAAAGACAAGCGCTGATGATTACGCCGAAAGTTTGCGCGACTTCCAGTGCACGCACATTGCCAAGTGCG AGCTTGAGAAGGCGGAGAAAATCTATCAGGAGGTCGTTGCCGCTCATCCCAAGCATTTGCAAGCACATTTGCAGCTCATTCAGAACATTGAATCGAGCGAACTAAAGTCACAACTGCCATTAACTTTCGCCGCTACCATTCAGAAGAAATACACAGAAGGCGACGACGCTAGCGTTGATAAGCAGCGGGATGAGCTGCAGAAGCAGCGTGCCGCCTTGGAACGTATTGTAAAACTGGCAGATCTAGTTATTGGTCAAACCGATGAGGATGCGCTATTGTCCTTCTATGGACTTAAGAACGACACACGCCCAGATGCCTCAAAGATCAAAAC TAACATGGATAAGCAgagaaacaatttaattgaagctCTCAGCAAGAAGGGCATTGCAGTCGCTAAGTTGTCGGTTCTCGACGATAATGTGAAGGATAGTGTGAGCAAGTTGAACGATGTCTACACCGAGATCATCAAGTTTGTGGATGCCAACGATAGCAAGGCTATCCAGTTCTCAATTTGGCATGCATATGCACATAGTCACTATGGACGCATGTACAAATACGTTTCGAAGTTGATTGAGGATAAGCGCACACGGGAGAACTTTGAGGAGTTGGCGGCCATTAATAATGCCTTGGGCTTTGAGCATACCAAGATTGTCATTGATCGTATGACCGTTTCCAATTTTCCCAGTACCTTCcgtcttttttaa